From a region of the Coffea arabica cultivar ET-39 chromosome 3e, Coffea Arabica ET-39 HiFi, whole genome shotgun sequence genome:
- the LOC113736961 gene encoding putative disease resistance RPP13-like protein 1, translating into MAENLLMSASVEVLLQKIISVTTENINLVFGGPQEISCLMENWFSHSSEETNVVQAIRQELEELKGSLSNIQAVSQDNLRLQDKAVIVTLWLQKLSDLADDADNALAEFGYQILQHEVEMLNQEKPKVSLFSCHSDKKAFRQEMMPKARGISNKLEMINKEVKDFLASEKYGVTTASSPQVDVVQEVGFLIADLKITENEEKTSIENFWSIIKEKAGVSDEIPIGLKDIGRHIAEKCQGLSLAANLLGGLLQNKRRDFWLSILESGVLDKEDVISAILKLCFENLPSPFLKRCFAFCSMFPRNSVIERDQLVQLWMAEGFIDPGLGISVMEEIGNQYFDTLLQNSLLEIVSKDNFNKVTHCKLHNLVYDFAYSLSSFESITIGERDQDDIRQIQHLALESFTEETMKIAKEKARYLRTLFLKKNLPDNNLLNLNFLYVLNLCDADIAELPVYVGNLRHLEYLDLSRTEIKSIPDSACNLYKLKTLRIIGCNSLEELPKDFKNLLCLRHLHFYYNEYFSMPYEFGRLSHLQTLPIYNVGKKCGPPIGELKHLKDLKGKLEIRNLDLVKDKKEAQLANLFEKPNLQELELRWIDPEKEEREDPNNDENVLEGLEPYHNLKSLRIEHFKGDRFPSWVMKMSVKRGSLQLNNLVEVKLESCTRCKEIPTLGTLPLLQNLEIVKLSEVSCFGSSFYGGNGSNTNTSETQATKSFFPALKSLIINNMRSLLDWKGPEEISASYEAKTFNSLERLFLRRDPKLMTAPSHFPALKVLRVESIKSSSPLESICNSKLTTLTSLHVEDVQELTSLPDELLENNTNLSYLCIIKCHSLTHIVPHMSGCSAVLQELEIKECGALQEFPPEICSLRSLKRFELSYCPSIKLFPNLNGQGGLPSLQSLTVSECQGLISIPSEVLESCKSLQYLWVTECENLIEFSPNFQQMPNISFMRITSCPKLNTMPKGLGALSNLADLRMGPLSNSMEFETFQTCFTGLQQLSSLVSLFLVGQHHWNSLPEELQHLTALKEMTLYDFGIEVLPDWIGNLSSIQSLALSNCRKLESFPSKEIMEGLKNMEYLDIEDCNLLARKWMLQNEPDSEWFKVSHIKLVILDYEEVSDPIIWNMIHRMMEKRMQKRNNEEKKKKKKKTKKTKKKTNSSTSTS; encoded by the exons ATGGCTGAGAATCTGCTTATGAGTGCCTCAGTGGAGGTTTTACTGCAGAAAATAATCTCAGTCACTACTGAAAACATTAACCTTGTTTTTGGTGGTCCTCAAGAAATCTCATGCCTAATGGAGAACTGGTTTTCCCACTCCAGTGAAGAGACTAATGTTGTGCAGGCCATCAGACAAGAGTTGGAGgaattgaaaggatctttatcCAACATCCAAGCTGTCTCGCAGGATAATCTGAGGCTGCAGGACAAGGCTGTGATCGTTACGCTTTGGCTGCAGAAACTTTCTGATTTAGCCGATGATGCTGATAATGCTTTGGCAGAGTTCGGCTATCAAATTCTCCAGCATGAGGTGGAGATGCTGAACCAAGAAAAACCAAAGGTAAGTCTCTTCTCCTGTCACTCTGATAAGAAGGCCTTTCGCCAAGAAATGATGCCTAAAGCAAGAGGCATCAGTAATAAGCTGGAGATGATCAATAAAGAAGTGAAAGACTTTTTAGCTTCTGAGAAATATGGTGTCACAACTGCTTCTTCCCCTCAGGTAGATGTAGTTCAGGAGGTTGGCTTCTTGATTGCTGACCTGAAAATCACAGAAAATGAGGAAAAGACATCTATAGAAAATTTCTGGTccataataaaagaaaaggcagGTGTAAGTGATGAAATACCAATAGGCCTGAAGGACATAGGAAGGCACATTGCAGAAAAGTGTCAAGGTCTGTCTTTAGCAGCAAATTTACTTGGAGGTTtgttacaaaacaaaagaagggATTTCTGGTTGTCAATTTTAGAAAGCGGGGTATTAGATAAAGAAGATGTAATCTCTGCGATACTCAAATTGTGCTTTGAAAATCTGCCATCTCCATTCCTCAAAAGATGTTTTGCATTTTGTTCGATGTTTCCAAGGAACTCTGTTATAGAAAGGGACCAGCTAGTCCAGCTTTGGATGGCTGAAGGATTTATTGACCCAGGGTTGGGGATTTCTGTGATGGAAGAAATAGGAAATCAATACTTTGACACTTTGTTGCAGAATTCTTTACTTGAAATTGTAAGCAAGGATAACTTCAACAAagtaacacattgtaaactgcATAATCTTGTCTATGATTTTGCATATTCTCTATCAAGCTTCGAGAGCATCACCATCGGCGAAAGAGATCAAGATGACATTCGTCAGATTCAACACCTTGCATTGGAGTCGTTTACAGAGGAAACCATGAAGATTGCCAAGGAGAAAGCAAGATATTTGAGGACATTATTCCTAAAGAAAAATTTACCTGACAATAACTTGCTAAATCTAAACTTCTTGTATGTTTTAAACCTCTGTGATGCAGATATAGCAGAATTGCCAGTATATGTTGGAAATCTAAGGCATTTAGAATACCTTGATCTCTCGAGGACAGAGATAAAGTCTATACCCGACTCTGCCTGCAACCTTTACAAGTTGAAGACATTGAGGATCATTGGATGTAATTCTCTTGAAGAACTCCCAAAAGATTTCAAGAATTTGCTATGCCTGAGACATCTTCACTTCTATTATAATGAGTACTTCTCTATGCCATATGAGTTTGGGCGATTAAGTCACCTTCAAACACTGCCAATCTATAACGTGGGAAAGAAGTGTGGTCCTCCAATTGGGGAGCTGAAGCACTTGAAAGATCTCAAAGGCAAGCTGGAGATACGAAATCTTGATCTTGTGAAAGACAAAAAGGAAGCTCAGCTAGCAAATCTATTTGAGAAACCGAATTTGCAGGAGCTGGAGCTTCGTTGGATTGAtcctgaaaaagaagaaagagaagatcCAAACAACGATGAGAATGTGCTGGAAGGCCTTGAGCCTTACCACAATCTGAAAAGCTTAAGGATCGAACACTTCAAAGGTGACAGATTCCCATCATGGGTAATGAAGATGTCTGTTAAAAGAGGCTCTTTGCAACTTAACAATTTGGTGGAGGTAAAACTGGAAAGCTGCACAAGATGCAAGGAAATCCCAACACTAGGGACCCTACCGCTTCTCCAAAATCTTGAGATAGTTAAACTCTCAGAAGTTAGCTGCTTTGGATCATCATTTTACGGTGGCAATGGATCAAATACCAACACCAGTGAAACTCAAGCTACAAAATCATTCTTTCCAGCACTCAAAAGCCTCATAATAAACAACATGCGAAGCCTACTAGACTGGAAGGGACCAGAAGAAATCTCTGCATCTTATGAAGCTAAGACGTTTAATAGCCTTGAGAGATTATTTCTTAGAAGGGATCCAAAGTTGATGACTGCTCCAAGTCATTTCCCTGCACTCAAGGTACTGAGGGTTGAATCCATCAAGAGCAGCTCGCCACTGGAGAGTATATGCAATTCCAAGCTGACCACCCTCACCAGTCTCCATGTTGAGGATGTACAGGAGCTAACTTCTCTTCCAGATGAGTTGCTGGAAAACAACACCAATCTTTCTTATCTATGTATTATAAAGTGCCACTCTTTGACACACATTGTTCCTCATATGTCCGGTTGCAGTGCAGTGCTCCAAGAGTTGGAGATCAAGGAATGCGGGGCATTACAAGAATTTCCACCAGAAATTTGTTCACTCAGATCTCTCAAAAGGTTCGAGCTATCATACTGCCCTAGTATCAAATTATTTCCAAATTTGAATGGACAGGGAGGCCTTCCATCCCTTCAGAGCTTGACAGTTTCTGAGTGCCAAGGTTTGATCAGTATACCAAGTGAGGTATTGGAGTCTTGCAAGTCTCTCCAATACCTATGGGTGACAGAGTGTGAAAATCTCATCGAGTTTTCTCCAAATTTTCAACAAATGCCTAACATTTCATTCATGAGAATTACTTCCTGCCCTAAGTTGAATACCATGCCCAAGGGGCTTGGTGCACTTAGCAACTTGGCTGACCTCAGGATGGGTCCTCTTTCAAATTCAATGGAGTTTGAAACATTCCAAACATGTTTTACAGGGCTTCAACAGCTTTCTTCACTTGTTTCTCTATTCTTAGTCGGGCAGCATCACTGGAATTCTTTGCCTGAAGAGCTTCAACACCTGACTGCTCTGAAAGAAATGACTTTATATGACTTTGGAATAGAAGTTTTGCCAGATTGGATAGGGAATCTTTCCTCCATTCAAAGTTTAGCCCTCTCCAATTGCCGAAAACTTGAGTCCTTTCCCTCCAAAGAAATAATGGAAGGCCTCAAGAATATGGAGTACCTGGATATCGAGGACTGTAATCTGCTAGCAAGGAAATGGATGCTGCAAAATGAACCAGATTCTGAATGGTTTAAAGTTTCCCATATTAAGCTCGTCATTCTAGATTATGAAGAAGTTTCAGATCCAATCATCTGGAATAT GATCCATAGGATGATGGAAAAGCGAATGCAAAAGAGAAATAacgaggaaaagaagaagaagaagaagaagacgaagaagacaaagaagaagacaaattCAAGTACTTCAACTAGCTGA